A part of Carassius carassius chromosome 4, fCarCar2.1, whole genome shotgun sequence genomic DNA contains:
- the LOC132139642 gene encoding DNA polymerase epsilon subunit 3-like translates to MAERPEDLNLPNAVITRIIKEALPDGVNVSKEARRAISQAASIFVLYATSCANNFALKAKRKTLNAGDVMSAVEEMEFERFLQPLREALEAYKKGQKGKKEATEQKRKDKEKKITDENDKSRDEEEDEQEGENEEEEDDVEN, encoded by the exons ATGGCTGAGAGACCAGAGGACCTCAATCTTCCCAATGCTGTCATCACGCGCATTATAAAGGAGGCA TTGCCAGACGGAGTTAACGTGTCCAAGGAAGCGAGAAGAGCGATATCTCAAGCAGCCAGTATTTTCGTTCTCTATGCAACATCCTG CGCAAATAATTTTGCTTTGAAAGCAAAAAGGAAGACTCTGAACGCCGGAGATGTGATGTCCGCTGTGGAGGAGATGGAGTTTGAGCGCTTCTTACAACCACTGAGGGAAGCTCTTGAAG CTTACAAGAAAGGTCAGAAAGGCAAGAAGGAGGCAACTGAGCAAAAACGTAAGGATAAGGAGAAGAAAATCACAGATGAGAATGACAAGAGTAgagatgaagaggaggatgagcAGGAGGGAGAgaatgaagaggaggaagatgatgtgGAGAATTGA
- the LOC132139641 gene encoding large ribosomal subunit protein uL11-like, with the protein MPPKFDPNEIKVVFMRCTGGEVGATSSLAPKIGPLGLSPKKVGDDIAKATGDWKGLRITVKLTIQNRQAAIEVVPSASALIIKALKEPPRDRKKVKNIKHSGSVTFDEIMNIARVMRPRSIARELSGTIKEILGTAQSVGCTIDGRPPHDVIDDINSGKIECPAE; encoded by the exons ATGCCTCCTAAATTCGATCCCAACGAGATTAAAGTCG TGTTCATGAGATGCACAGGTGGAGAGGTTGGTGCCACTTCCTCGCTGGCCCCCAAAATCGGACCTTTGGGTCTT TCCCCTAAAAAGGTGGGTGATGACATCGCAAAGGCCACCGGTGACTGGAAGGGCCTGCGAATCACTGTGAAGCTGACCATCCAGAACAGACAAGCAGCG ATTGAGGTGGTCCCATCAGCCTCTGCCCTCATCATCAAGGCGCTGAAGGAACCTCCTCGTGACAGGAAGAAGGTCAAGAACA TTAAGCACTCTGGAAGTGTTACTTTCGATGAGATCATGAACATTGCCCGTGTCATGAGGCCACGATCTATTGCCAGGGAACTTAGTG GTACCATTAAAGAGATTCTTGGCACAGCTCAGTCTGTAGGCTGCACCATTGATGGTCGTCCTCCCCATGATGTCATTGATGACATCAACAGTGGCAAAATTGAATGCCCAGCT gAGTAA